In Fusarium fujikuroi IMI 58289 draft genome, chromosome FFUJ_chr02, the genomic stretch CCTTCCAGACCGGAGAAGCTTCATTCTCACGCATCGTACGATGTAACAGAATCACCTGATGGGCCGTGAGCCACGACCACAACAGTCCACCATGATCCAACACCTCACGCTGAGCAATCACAACCTTCATTGCAGCTGCAACCAACTCACTCTGCTGTATTGTATGTATAAATCGCCGATACCGCCCATGAGTGCCGCCCCCGCAATAATAACCCAATGCCTCGCATCCTTCGCTGGACCATGAGCAGGCCGCAGATCCTGTTCCTTTCATGCATTGGCTTCGCAGTCGCTCTAACTGCTATGCTCTACGGAAACATAATTAAACCTTCGACTGTAACTTCTGTTTTCTCAAAGACCATGTCCACGCGtcccgtcgtcgtcgtcggcTCCGGCCTCGCTGGTTTATCAGCATCGTATGAGGCTCTTCAGCGCGGGGCCCCATcggttcatcttcttgatcgCGCGCCGAAGCCTGGCGGTAACAGCATCAAGGCTTCATCGGGTATTAATGGTGCGGGCACCAAGTACCAGCGCGCTGCTGGCGTGGAGAGCGATACTCTTTTCTACAGCGACTCTGTCAGATCGGCTGGGTCACGGTTCCATCTCACACAACCTCCTGTCGATCGCGAGGCTCTCATCACAAAGCTCACTACCGAATCAGCAGCCGCAGTCAACtggcttgttgatgagatcggTGTAGATCTCAGTGTCGTGGCACCCCTTGGCGGCCACAGCGTTGCTCGCACTCACCGTGGCGCTGGAAAGACACCGCCCGGagcagccatcatcatcgctttACTCAATAAACTCAAAGAGAATGAGAAGTTCTCTATTACTAACCTTGCTGAGGTCAAGACACTACTTAAGGAGGGAAACACCGTCAAGGGTGTCGAGTACGAATTTGAAGGGAAGAAGCATAACCTTGAGGGATCAGTCTTGTTCGCCAGTGGTGGTTTCGCTGGAGATGCCACAGGTCTTCTGGCGCGCTATCGCCCTGACCTCAAGGGTATTCCTTCGACGAACGAGGAGAGGCCGGGTTCTCACGATATTCTCTCCGCTGTGGGAGCTGAGCTGTTAGATATGGACAGCGTGCAAATTCACCCAACAGGCTTCGTTGATCCTGCGACGCCCAACTCCATGCTCAAGTTTCTCGCGGCCGAGATGCTCCGTGGTGAAGGCGGTATTCTTCTTTCACCTGAGGGCTCTCGCTTTGTTAACGAGATGGATACCCGTGAGCATGTCAGCAACGCTATCATGAAGCTACCAACTGCCAccgatggcgatggtgttaTCAAGCAATGGGATATTACTATTCTTCTTGACCCTGGGGCATCTGCTGCATCGGCAAACCACATTGGCTTCTATGAATGGAAGggccttctcaagaaggtcaaggtgCGCGATCTCAAGCCTTCTCAGATTGCCGCTGTGGATGAATATGCCAAGGCTGTCGCTGATCTCACAGACGATGAGTTCGGCCGTAAGCAAAGGGGGCGTTGGACACTCAAGGCTGGAGAGGAAAATCGCGATGAGGATATTTATATCGGCCGAGTAACGCCTATCACACATTTCACCATGGGGGGAGTCGCCATTGATCAGAAGGCCCGTGTTTTGACGAAGCGTGAGGATAAGCTTGTGCCTATTCCTGGCCTTTTTGCTGCTGGTGAGATTACAGGAGGTATTCATGGAGATAATCGCCTGGGAGGTTCCTCTTTATTGGAGTGTGTGGTTTATGGAAGGACAGCCGGTGCTGAAGTTGTTGGTTCGGCTCAGTAAGATGGTCACtactttttctatatattcaACTTACAAATGTGAGGTGCGTTTAATTGGGGTTGTCAGCATACTATATAGATCCATCCACGATCGTAATCTTTCCTGCAATGCATATTTCGTACAGGTTTCTCGGCGGACATTGGAGGTGACTAATCATCAATCCCCGCCTCTTGCTCAttcaagctcctccagccTTCGAGGCAGTTGTTCATGTCCAGCACTCCATTGCCACTCGCCCTTGTAACTAGACAAGATCGGATCTAATGCTTCCTTTGCCTCATATCCCTCATCCGGGACTTTCTGGTGATCTATTAGCGCTTCCCCTTCACTCGGCTTGCCATCCGTCATGGTGTTTTACggcggccaagaagaactCGACAATCTTGTCTGGGATAGAAATGACGAGGATTCTGAGGCAGCGCAGAATCAACTGAGGCTTAAAACCTTCTGCCTTCAAGTGGAAGAATTTGTCCAGTATCAATTCGGTAAACCAGCAACACTCATTTCGCCCTTGATCTTTCGAGGGTTCAACGTTCTCTACCGAGTGCAAGTGGAAGAAATGTCGCCTCATGTTGTGGTTCGACTTCCATGCCCAAGCCTCGTTCAGTTCCCTGGTGAGAAGACAATGTATAAGGCAGCGACAGCTTGTCTTGTGGCACAAGAGACCAAGTTGCCGGTTCCGCGCCATTTGCACTTCGGCCAAGACTCGGTGTTAGGTCCCTTTATCATCATGGAGCGACGAGAGAATAGTGGGAGCATATCTGCCAGGCTAACACGGCCAAATAAAGACCTGCCAGTGCCCCACGTCCTTGACCCAAACGTATCTGAGTCTCTTTTGCATGCTATCTGGCAAAGAGTAGCGCATTGCTTGTTGGCAATGTCCCGACTAGCTTTCCCAAGGATTGGATCTCTGCTCCAAACTCATACTCATATCTATGAAGTTGCCGGTCGTCCATCGTCTCATAATATGACCGACATGGTTCGTCTAGCAAACATACCAAGGTGTATCTTGCCTCCAGAGAGCCAGACTTACACAGGTACGGATGAGTGGTACACCGTCCTGGCGGAGATGCATATTGCGCAACTTGTATTTTAGCATAACGACCTTGTTACTTCTGAAGACGACTGCCGGAATAAATATGTATCGCGGCAAATATTTCGCCGACTGGCCAGACATGGCAAATTGTCAAGCTTTGGGTTTGCTGAAGATACTTGGTCATCACAGTCATCTCGGATTTTGCCAGAAACACTATCATCATGCCCTCCCAACTCTGGCCCTTTCCGGCTATGGGGCGATGACTTTCGCGCAGGCAACATACTGCTTGACGACTCGGATGAGATAGCTGCTCCCATTGACTGGGAGTATACATATGCTGGACCAATGCAATTTATTCTTGACCCGCCCTGGTGGTTGCTACTTGAGACCGCAGAAATGTGGTCACCGGATCTCAACGACTGGAAGCAAACCTACGAGTCTAGTTTAGGCATTTGGCTTTTGGCTATGGAGAAAGCAGAAGCCAGCATGGGCAAATCAGCCTATAACACTTTCCCAGTGCCCCTATCTAGGTATATGCGCGAAAGCTGGCGAACAGGACGCTTCTTTCTAAGCTATGCGGCCCGTAAGAGTTGGGCATTTGACTCTATGTACTGGAACTTGCTAGATGAGAGGTTCTTTGGTGATCGAGATCCTGGCGTGGTGAAAGGCGATCTCTGGACGACACGGATTGACTTGTTGAGTGATGACGAGAGAGCTGCCATGGAGCCCTTTATACAGAGGAAGATGGCTGAGAGCAAGGAAAGGCGTATTGTCGAATGGGATGAGACTGAGGCACAGAAGCGGTTTTCTGAACTCCTGTTCAACTAGTTGGCACACACTATAAGTCCGGAAAGCCTCCGGGTGCCATAAGATTTGAGACTCTCCATGGGCCTAACAAGTCTATCATGCACTATCCTAAGACATTTTAATATTGTATAGGACTTAGTCCAAGGCGTTCATCCTAAGTATCTTGCCCTTGGCATTCAACTCTGTGCTTACAGTGGATTTAATGGGACTCCGTAGTGGAAACAAACGGGAGCAAAGTCAGCAATGTTTCACAATACAAAAGGTTCTTACGGATAGTCTCCATTTAAAGGTTGCTCAAATACATCTTAACCCAGTTATCGCACCCTTCGTCCTTTCGAAACTCTTTGTCAACCATGACATTTAAGTACAAAGATCCTTCACATACTTCATCACTCCAACTTGAGAGGGTTCGCCTTGAAGAACTCCTCAGGAGTAACAAGTTTGCCTCTCGCCCTCTCAGCAGCCCAAGCAACTGACTTCTCTCCATCGACACCATAATATCCAAACTCCTGACCAGCTTTAAATGCTTGCACGTAGACATCTTTTAGGATGGGTAGCTTCTCAGCAAACTCCTCAGAAGAGATTTGCTTGTAAGTGATCTCCTTGCCAGTAACCTTGCTCTCAATAGCGACAAGCTCCTCTAGGCTATAAAACCCAGCAGCTGCATCAAAGCCTACGCCCTCATACTTTTCAGGCTCGGCTAGAATTGCGCCGACGAAACTGCCGCAATTGCTGCCGTTGTCGATCCATGGGATGCGGGTCTCGGGGGTGAATGGGAGAGATACAACCCATTTGCCACTCTCGTCCTTCTGAGGAGCCCAGAGAGGGACTTGGTTGATATTCTCGAGGAAGAATCCCAGGCGGACAAAGGCGCTCTTGACGGGAAGTGTGCGGATGTACTTCTCGCCCTCAGCCTTAGCATCGAAGGGATGATTGGCGGTATACTTCCCACCAGAGGCGTCTGTAGTGCTAGGAAGACTGCTAAAGATTATGTACTCAATGCCAGCGTCAACAGCTGCATCAGCTGTCTTCTTGATGACTTCAAACTCAGGCTTCAGATCGGTAGCAGTCCAAGCAGGAGTTgtcatgaagaagagagtgtGTGCTCCCTTCAGAGCAGTCTTGATAGAGGTAGGGTCAGCTAAGTCGCCCTGTGCGACTTCAATACCCCGCTCTTTGATCTTTTTGGAGTTCTCAGAGTTGACATCGCGGGTGATGGCGCGGATCTTGTATTGCTTTGACAGCTCTGGGTCGTTGAGGACGAAGTCTATGACAGCGCCGCCTTGTTTTCCAGTGGCGCCGATGACAGCGAGAGTCTTTGACATTTTGAGGTTTTGGTAATTGATGCTTAATTATGGTAAGTGCGTAAGCAGTGAGATTGAAAAGTGATTGTGATGATGGAGTCCAAGCTGGCGCTTCAGCCGTCTTATATCTTTCCAGCGCCCCGAGATGCTGATCAATTGTACCACATTAAGTCAAAGTCCGCATACTGCGAAACCAATGTCTACTGCCCTATCAAAGTCCGCATCTTATCCTCCGAATTGAATCCTACACAGAAAGCCTCCGGGCTTTGCCAAGTTCTCCGTTGGCAGAGACGCCAAAACAAGGGACCTCTGGCGATCTACAGGGCTTAGCGCACTTTTCCAGTGACTAATCTCACTCCAACAGCGTTAATCAACGTTACTTGATGTCACTTCTGCGCCAATGAATTCATCCGAATAGCACTAAGCAATGCGGCTTCGCTGGAAAGATGCTCCGAGTCAATTAATCAGCCTCTACGACTAAGGAAGACTCCAAATCAGGAGGCGAAAATAAGTTGGCTAGAGAATTGATCCGAAGTAACGGAGCATAGAGCATTCTAAAGTTAGAAGCACTTTTACTATTCAAGACAATGTGAATTGTTCATCTTATTTCATCAAGTCACCGGCTTTTGTTTTATCCAAACATGTATGCATTCGTGGTTGAGCAATATTTCCCACCAAAACCAACTTCAAACCGAGTATTAGGGTAGTTGAATGCCCAATCGAACTTTTCTTTCCCAAAAACTCCCATCATGAATCCTGAATATGTCTTCCAAGCTCAGCAAAGTCCCCAACATCCTCACCCGTAAGATCCCAGTCCGGGTTATTATACATAGAATAGCAATGCTTATAAAAGTCATCATGCGGGATAtcccccatcatcatctcttgCTGTGAGGCCCCCTCTACGACTTCAGGCATTGGAACCCAGAGGTTAGAGAAGTTGTCCCATAAGTCTGTGTCGAGAGGCATGAAATCTTCTGGCGATGTTTGGCTTTGGTCGCCTGGGATGAGCTCGCCTCGGTGAAGATCACCGAAACCAGAGGGTGTTGCGCCGTTGGTTTGTGTGACACCGTTGGTGGTTTGGCCTTCGCCAGGTGGTCCTTGGGGAGATACGTTGACCACTTGTAGTGACTCGATCTTTTGTGCCATTACTTTCCAGAGTCTCTTGACCTCTTGCAATCTCTCGCGAGCATACGTGTTTCCATGGTCAGCAAGGTGCTGTATTTCTTCCATTGCCTGGGTTAAGCCGGGCTTGGGGTTGATTTTCATGCTCTCTTCACAGACTGAATCCAGGATCGCAGCGAGAATCATAATGAACgcagctgagaaggaggcttCGAAGTCATAAAAGCCGAAGATTGCTTAAGCCGTGTCAGtaaaacaacaccaaaggtcCAAGGTCAGCTTACCGATCATGTTGCGTTTTCTGAGCGTTGCGACAACCTTAAGCTGTCGCCTTGCAGCCTCGGCGCATGTCCTCGAGAGTCTGCCTAGCGGTGATGCATGCAACTGTTCTCCTGTGAGGCCATTCCCGCTGAGAATGAGTTTCGCAGCGTGTAGCATGAGTGGTCGAATCGTAAGAATGGTTGCCTGTCCAATAGTCAGTACGGTCATTGACTCTTGTAACCAGCTTGCATACTTGGAAGAGCATCAGGTGCAACGAAGCTGTCGTTCTCAGGGACTGGTCCCGACCCAGGTTATACACATCTGTAACTGCATCTGAAGGGATTTCTTGGGAGATCTGGTATAAGGATTTGACGATGTCTTGGACGTGGGGAATAAAGGTGGATTCTGACTCGTCTTCAGGATTATAGAGCACTAATAAAGTGTCAGTCACAATGCAACAAATCTTTATAAGCTCACGTAGACCTACCAGCCAGGATACGACCCGTGGCTCGGGCTATCCTGATGTTTGTGCACATAGGACCAACAGGTGGGAAGCCAGGTGAATCAGTAGGAAGAGGGATGTTGATTGCCTCATCACCGATGCTTGGAGGGTTGCCTGTCGCGGCAGCCAATCGTCTAATTGCACATATTCATTAGCCATCATTCCTGAAGTCCACGATTTTATTCCCTTACCGTTCTTGCATGTAAATAGTCCACCACAGACGGTTCATATGAACTCTCTCAGACTGCATCAAGTGCCTTGTTCCACATACTCTGTGATACTTTTGTGAAATTGCCAAGCGCATGGCGGTGCTAATCTACGGTAAAAGTCAGCCATTGTTCCAGAATTAGCCATGAGACAACTCACATAGAGatatgcttcttctttacGATTCATGTTGCCGAGATAAATGGCAAAGAGAGCAAAAATCTCAATGCCAAGCTTTCCATTGAACCGCAAGTCTGACAAAGTCGGAACGTTTCTATGGGCATACTCAAAGAGTCTGACCCCAGAAAAGTCGTCATTCCCTTCGGGGTTGGCGTCGAACAGGGTTCCAATAGCAATCATAAGAATCATCTCGAGAACCCACAGAGACTCCATCTGAGCAGGATCATCACGGTTCTGGTAGAAAGCCCACATTTTATCAGAAAACTCACGGGCATCAATATGGTGCTGTGACTGGCCGATATAGAACAGAGCTGTATCTAACAACCTTTGAGCCTCGTCTCTTGGGGGCAATTTTGGAAAGTCACTGCTGGAGAGACGCCATGGATGGCTGATAACTTCGTGACGTAAGTTTGCCTCAGGACTGATCCAA encodes the following:
- a CDS encoding related to soluble fumarate reductase (NADH), whose product is MPRILRWTMSRPQILFLSCIGFAVALTAMLYGNIIKPSTVTSVFSKTMSTRPVVVVGSGLAGLSASYEALQRGAPSVHLLDRAPKPGGNSIKASSGINGAGTKYQRAAGVESDTLFYSDSVRSAGSRFHLTQPPVDREALITKLTTESAAAVNWLVDEIGVDLSVVAPLGGHSVARTHRGAGKTPPGAAIIIALLNKLKENEKFSITNLAEVKTLLKEGNTVKGVEYEFEGKKHNLEGSVLFASGGFAGDATGLLARYRPDLKGIPSTNEERPGSHDILSAVGAELLDMDSVQIHPTGFVDPATPNSMLKFLAAEMLRGEGGILLSPEGSRFVNEMDTREHVSNAIMKLPTATDGDGVIKQWDITILLDPGASAASANHIGFYEWKGLLKKVKVRDLKPSQIAAVDEYAKAVADLTDDEFGRKQRGRWTLKAGEENRDEDIYIGRVTPITHFTMGGVAIDQKARVLTKREDKLVPIPGLFAAGEITGGIHGDNRLGGSSLLECVVYGRTAGAEVVGSAQ
- a CDS encoding related to nitrogen metabolic regulation protein nmr; the encoded protein is MSKTLAVIGATGKQGGAVIDFVLNDPELSKQYKIRAITRDVNSENSKKIKERGIEVAQGDLADPTSIKTALKGAHTLFFMTTPAWTATDLKPEFEVIKKTADAAVDAGIEYIIFSSLPSTTDASGGKYTANHPFDAKAEGEKYIRTLPVKSAFVRLGFFLENINQVPLWAPQKDESGKWVVSLPFTPETRIPWIDNGSNCGSFVGAILAEPEKYEGVGFDAAAGFYSLEELVAIESKVTGKEITYKQISSEEFAEKLPILKDVYVQAFKAGQEFGYYGVDGEKSVAWAAERARGKLVTPEEFFKANPLKLE
- a CDS encoding related to positive activator of transcription: MTPVADDSTASMARKRPAPSDGGKDARKASLACLTCRKKKVRCSGTTPCQYCTKRGLDCRVPEHGHKRIRIEELESKLARYERDGYDGLPSTLPPRASEPPVSATQNGHRRDSNSNPQTSHSSPQDPLHVRSRSSSFIRPSTSFSAPLAQHRYPPYDGTQASPAATILAGSSLSSSHTFGSRVQDLLGSSRPESEPTSKPWISPEANLRHEVISHPWRLSSSDFPKLPPRDEAQRLLDTALFYIGQSQHHIDAREFSDKMWAFYQNRDDPAQMESLWVLEMILMIAIGTLFDANPEGNDDFSGVRLFEYAHRNVPTLSDLRFNGKLGIEIFALFAIYLGNMNRKEEAYLYISTAMRLAISQKYHRVCGTRHLMQSERVHMNRLWWTIYMQERRLAAATGNPPSIGDEAINIPLPTDSPGFPPVGPMCTNIRIARATGRILAVLYNPEDESESTFIPHVQDIVKSLYQISQEIPSDAVTDVYNLGRDQSLRTTASLHLMLFQATILTIRPLMLHAAKLILSGNGLTGEQLHASPLGRLSRTCAEAARRQLKVVATLRKRNMIAIFGFYDFEASFSAAFIMILAAILDSVCEESMKINPKPGLTQAMEEIQHLADHGNTYARERLQEVKRLWKVMAQKIESLQVVNVSPQGPPGEGQTTNGVTQTNGATPSGFGDLHRGELIPGDQSQTSPEDFMPLDTDLWDNFSNLWVPMPEVVEGASQQEMMMGDIPHDDFYKHCYSMYNNPDWDLTGEDVGDFAELGRHIQDS